The following are encoded in a window of Bacillus sp. SORGH_AS_0510 genomic DNA:
- the hemY gene encoding protoporphyrinogen oxidase has protein sequence MAEDKHKVVIIGGGIAGLTAAFYLQKQIREDKLPIEIKLIEASHRLGGKMQTVIRDGFTIERGPDSFLARKTSMIRLAKEVGMDNQLVHNSTGKSYVLVNEELHPMPGGSIMGIPTQIGPFLTTGLFSIPGKLRAAADFILPRSESGKDQSLGEFFRRRLGDEVVENLIEPLLSGIYAGDIDQLSLMSTFPQFYEVEQKYRSLIVGMKKATPSQPKKTENNEKTKGAFLTFKTGLQSFAEAIESKLDPELILKGHRVDKITKHNESYEIYLNNGETIHADSIIAATPHQITQSMFSDYRFFDPFKSVPSTSVATVALAFPEEAIKRDIDGTGFVVSRNNDYSITACTWTHKKWAHSTPKGKVLLRCYVGRAGDETIVDLSDDQIIKIVLDDLKKTMDITLSPDFAIVSRWKKAMPQYTVGHKQRLATILEHVKNELPGVFLAGASYGGVGVPDCIDQGEEAVKNVLEYFQYANHSKEAVQ, from the coding sequence GTGGCGGAAGATAAACATAAAGTTGTTATTATTGGAGGAGGAATCGCTGGTTTAACAGCAGCCTTCTACCTTCAAAAACAGATACGAGAAGACAAGCTTCCTATTGAAATCAAACTTATAGAAGCATCCCACCGTCTCGGAGGAAAGATGCAAACCGTTATTAGAGACGGTTTTACGATTGAACGTGGCCCTGATTCCTTTCTAGCAAGGAAGACAAGTATGATTCGCCTTGCTAAAGAAGTAGGGATGGACAATCAATTAGTTCATAATTCCACTGGTAAATCATATGTACTAGTGAATGAGGAGCTACACCCCATGCCGGGTGGTTCCATTATGGGTATTCCAACACAAATAGGACCATTTTTAACAACAGGCTTATTTTCGATTCCTGGGAAATTAAGGGCTGCGGCTGATTTTATTTTACCTCGTTCTGAAAGCGGTAAAGACCAATCTTTAGGAGAGTTTTTTAGACGAAGATTAGGTGATGAAGTTGTTGAAAACTTAATTGAGCCATTGTTATCTGGGATCTATGCTGGTGACATTGATCAATTAAGCTTAATGTCTACTTTCCCGCAATTCTATGAGGTAGAGCAGAAATACCGTAGCTTGATCGTCGGTATGAAAAAAGCAACTCCTTCCCAACCGAAGAAGACGGAGAATAATGAAAAAACAAAAGGTGCCTTTTTAACTTTTAAAACGGGGCTTCAATCATTTGCAGAAGCGATTGAAAGTAAATTGGACCCAGAATTAATTTTAAAAGGTCATCGTGTTGACAAGATCACAAAGCACAATGAAAGCTATGAGATTTATCTTAATAATGGGGAGACCATCCATGCAGATAGTATTATTGCTGCTACTCCTCATCAAATCACACAATCTATGTTTTCGGATTATCGCTTTTTTGATCCATTTAAATCTGTTCCATCAACGTCAGTGGCCACTGTAGCCTTGGCATTTCCTGAGGAAGCAATCAAGCGGGACATTGACGGCACGGGATTTGTAGTTTCAAGAAATAATGATTATTCCATTACAGCATGTACTTGGACTCATAAAAAATGGGCTCATTCGACTCCCAAGGGAAAAGTACTTCTCCGTTGTTATGTAGGAAGAGCGGGCGATGAAACGATCGTCGACCTTTCAGATGACCAAATTATAAAAATTGTATTGGATGATTTAAAGAAGACAATGGATATTACATTAAGTCCAGATTTTGCCATTGTTTCCCGCTGGAAGAAAGCAATGCCACAATATACGGTTGGCCATAAGCAAAGACTGGCTACCATTCTGGAACATGTAAAAAATGAATTACCAGGAGTATTCTTGGCGGGTGCTTCCTATGGTGGAGTAGGGGTCCCGGATTGCATTGATCAAGGCGAAGAAGCGGTGAAAAATGTTCTTGAGTACTTTCAATATGCAAATCATTCTAAAGAAGCTGTTCAATAA
- the hemH gene encoding ferrochelatase, translated as MTKKKMGLLVMAYGTPYTLDDLEGYYTHIRHGRKPSPEMIEDLRNRYEAIGGISPLAKITLDQAEKLKEHLNKIQDEIEFKMYLGLKHIQPFIEDAVKQMHDDGIKEAVSIVLAPHFSTFSVKSYNGRAVEEAEKLGGLKITSIESWYEEPKFIDYWADKVKQTFEQMPPEEKEHAVLIVSAHSLPEKILQFGDPYPQQLKETADLIASQAGIKNYTVGWQSAGNTPEPWIGPDVQDLTRELFQQHHYRAFVFAPVGFVCDHLEVLYDNDIECKVVTDELGVSYYRPEMPNAKEEFIDCLSTVILKKLTH; from the coding sequence ATGACAAAAAAGAAAATGGGTTTGCTAGTTATGGCATACGGTACCCCATATACATTAGATGATTTAGAAGGATATTATACTCATATTCGTCATGGACGGAAACCATCACCTGAAATGATTGAAGACCTTCGCAATCGCTATGAAGCAATTGGAGGAATTTCCCCACTTGCAAAAATTACTCTAGACCAGGCAGAAAAGCTGAAAGAACATTTAAATAAAATCCAAGATGAAATTGAATTTAAGATGTACCTAGGGTTAAAGCATATTCAGCCATTTATTGAAGATGCAGTGAAACAAATGCACGATGACGGTATTAAAGAAGCAGTAAGTATTGTTCTTGCACCACATTTTTCTACGTTCAGTGTAAAATCCTATAACGGACGAGCTGTAGAGGAAGCTGAAAAATTAGGCGGACTAAAAATTACTAGTATCGAAAGCTGGTACGAAGAACCCAAGTTTATTGATTACTGGGCTGACAAAGTAAAACAAACTTTCGAACAAATGCCTCCAGAAGAAAAGGAGCATGCGGTCCTAATTGTTTCGGCACACAGTCTCCCGGAGAAAATTTTACAATTTGGAGATCCCTACCCACAGCAGCTTAAGGAAACAGCTGACCTAATTGCTAGTCAAGCGGGAATCAAAAACTATACAGTAGGATGGCAAAGCGCAGGAAATACCCCTGAGCCTTGGATTGGTCCAGATGTACAGGATTTAACTAGGGAACTATTTCAGCAACATCACTATAGAGCATTTGTATTCGCACCAGTTGGGTTTGTATGTGACCACCTAGAAGTTCTTTATGATAACGACATCGAGTGTAAAGTAGTTACGGATGAATTAGGTGTAAGCTATTATCGTCCGGAAATGCCAAATGCCAAAGAAGAATTTATAGATTGCCTTTCTACCGTCATCCTAAAGAAATTAACTCATTAA
- the hemE gene encoding uroporphyrinogen decarboxylase, with protein sequence MTRPINETFLKAARGEKTDYVPVWYMRQAGRSQPEYRAIKEKYSLFEITHQPELCAYVTRLPVEQYNVDAAILYKDIMTPLPAIGMEVEIKGGIGPVIDNPIRSLADVEKLGEINPEEDVPYVLDTIKLLTTEQLSVPLIGFSGAPFTLASYMIEGGPSKNYNKTKAFMYTEPKAWFALMEKLGDMIITYVKSQIKAGAKAIQIFDSWVGALNVEDYRYFIKPVMNRIFTSLKEENVPLIMFGVGASHLALEWNELPLDVVGLDWRLPISQAREMGVHKTVQGNLDPAILLAPWEVIEERAKAILDQGMAQNGYIFNLGHGVFPSVNPDTLKRLASFIHEYSASKLSR encoded by the coding sequence ATGACAAGACCGATTAATGAGACATTTTTAAAAGCTGCTAGAGGTGAGAAAACAGACTATGTACCTGTTTGGTATATGCGTCAAGCGGGACGTTCTCAGCCGGAGTACAGAGCGATTAAAGAAAAATATTCTTTATTTGAAATTACTCACCAGCCTGAGCTTTGTGCGTATGTCACCCGGTTGCCAGTAGAGCAATACAACGTAGATGCGGCTATTCTATATAAAGATATCATGACTCCACTTCCAGCCATCGGAATGGAAGTAGAGATAAAGGGTGGAATTGGCCCTGTCATTGATAACCCAATTCGTTCATTAGCGGATGTTGAAAAATTAGGGGAAATCAACCCAGAGGAAGATGTTCCGTACGTACTTGATACAATAAAATTATTAACGACTGAGCAGTTGTCTGTGCCGCTTATTGGTTTTTCTGGAGCACCATTTACCTTAGCGAGCTATATGATTGAAGGTGGCCCTTCAAAAAACTATAATAAGACGAAAGCGTTCATGTATACAGAACCAAAAGCCTGGTTTGCTTTAATGGAAAAGCTTGGCGATATGATTATTACTTATGTAAAATCACAAATTAAGGCAGGGGCAAAGGCAATCCAAATTTTTGATTCTTGGGTTGGCGCTTTAAATGTTGAGGATTACCGATATTTTATAAAGCCTGTAATGAATCGAATCTTTACTTCATTGAAAGAGGAAAATGTGCCGTTAATTATGTTTGGAGTTGGTGCAAGCCATCTTGCCTTAGAGTGGAATGAATTGCCCCTAGATGTAGTGGGTCTCGATTGGAGATTACCTATTAGCCAAGCAAGAGAAATGGGTGTTCATAAGACTGTCCAAGGAAATCTTGACCCTGCTATTTTATTAGCACCTTGGGAGGTTATCGAGGAAAGAGCAAAAGCGATTCTCGATCAGGGAATGGCACAGAACGGGTATATTTTTAATTTAGGTCATGGCGTGTTCCCATCTGTTAATCCAGATACACTAAAGAGATTAGCATCCTTTATTCATGAGTATTCTGCATCAAAATTAAGTCGATAA
- a CDS encoding YhgE/Pip domain-containing protein, which yields MFKGELLSIIKNRKILIPIIAVMFVPVLYAGMFLWAFWDPYDKLDDLPVAVVNNDAGTTMDGKQLHLGDDLAEKLKKSKQFDFHLVSKKEAYKELKDQKYYMVIEIPKSFSANATTLLDKQPEKLELIYTPNESYNFLSAQIGGTAAERIKTAVSEQVTKTYAETMFSKISELADGVEKASDGAGQLSDGSVDLNTGSKELSDGLNTLAEKSGEFNNGMKAANDGSNKLAVGSSDLNTGLKKLSEKSTEFNQGVKDASVGSQKLNAGTTEIKNGLAKADSNLPLLINGTEEVKSGAEQLKNQLPAGIADALEKQLSSSAGDLASQIADQTIATQTSKMQELAKVLIDNGVSPQLVNAIMSEEQKNAPTKEELQKQILSELSPKLEAATQGLDSKIGEQIDPYFNQLIGGIGTINENQKLLQQGIHQLYTGSVELSKGTSQLSNGMSQLSAGSDKLTNGTGQLSAGSGELKQGAFDLYKGMNQLSAGSTALSSGAGQLADGSNQLKDGTTKLSDGAKELADKLADGAQEASKVHADDKTYNMMAKPVKLDTESVNHVPNYGTGFAPYFLSLGLFVGALLISIVFPLRDTAIAPTSGFNWFAGKFAIMAGVGVIQALLADVILLLGLGLDVQSVPKFVLFSIITSLTFIALIQLLVSVFADAGRFLAIIILIFQLTTSAGTFPLELIPNFLQHFNAFLPMTYSVSGFKAVISSGDFSYMWENTMILLSFLLVFALGTIAYFTLRVRHHYRHAINE from the coding sequence ATGTTTAAGGGAGAACTTTTATCCATTATAAAAAATAGAAAAATTCTTATTCCTATCATTGCTGTTATGTTTGTCCCTGTGTTGTATGCCGGGATGTTTTTATGGGCTTTTTGGGATCCATATGACAAGCTTGATGATCTGCCAGTCGCAGTAGTTAATAATGATGCAGGTACAACAATGGATGGGAAACAGTTGCATTTAGGCGATGACTTGGCAGAAAAACTAAAGAAGAGTAAGCAATTTGATTTTCACCTAGTTTCCAAAAAGGAAGCATACAAGGAGCTGAAAGATCAGAAATACTACATGGTCATTGAAATTCCAAAAAGCTTCTCAGCAAATGCGACTACCTTATTGGATAAGCAACCAGAAAAACTAGAGCTGATTTACACTCCGAATGAAAGTTATAATTTCCTTTCTGCACAAATCGGTGGTACAGCAGCTGAAAGAATTAAAACCGCTGTATCAGAGCAGGTAACGAAAACCTATGCTGAAACTATGTTTAGCAAGATCAGTGAACTTGCCGATGGAGTTGAAAAAGCTAGTGATGGTGCAGGACAATTAAGTGACGGGTCCGTTGACTTAAATACGGGATCGAAGGAATTAAGTGATGGACTTAATACATTAGCAGAGAAATCAGGGGAATTTAATAATGGAATGAAAGCGGCAAATGATGGAAGTAATAAGCTTGCTGTGGGTTCTTCTGATTTAAATACCGGACTTAAAAAATTATCTGAAAAATCTACTGAGTTCAACCAAGGTGTAAAAGATGCATCTGTTGGTTCACAAAAATTAAATGCCGGTACTACGGAAATAAAGAATGGATTGGCAAAAGCTGATTCTAATCTCCCTCTCCTTATTAATGGGACAGAGGAAGTGAAATCTGGTGCTGAACAACTTAAAAATCAGCTTCCAGCCGGAATTGCTGATGCTTTGGAAAAACAGTTATCAAGCAGTGCTGGGGATCTTGCATCACAGATAGCAGATCAAACAATTGCAACCCAAACGAGCAAAATGCAAGAGTTGGCCAAAGTACTAATAGATAACGGTGTGTCTCCACAACTTGTAAATGCAATTATGTCGGAGGAGCAAAAAAATGCTCCAACCAAAGAGGAGCTTCAAAAACAAATTTTATCCGAGCTTAGTCCTAAATTAGAAGCGGCAACACAAGGACTTGATTCAAAGATTGGAGAGCAAATTGACCCATACTTTAATCAATTAATCGGCGGAATTGGGACCATTAATGAGAACCAGAAATTATTGCAGCAAGGTATTCATCAGCTGTATACCGGTTCAGTAGAATTATCTAAAGGAACTAGCCAACTTTCAAACGGTATGAGTCAACTATCTGCCGGTTCCGATAAGCTCACAAATGGAACAGGTCAATTGTCTGCGGGGTCAGGTGAGTTGAAGCAGGGAGCTTTTGATTTATATAAAGGTATGAATCAATTATCTGCAGGTTCAACAGCCCTTAGTTCGGGTGCTGGACAGTTAGCAGATGGCTCTAACCAATTAAAAGATGGTACCACAAAATTATCAGATGGTGCCAAAGAGCTTGCGGATAAGCTTGCAGATGGTGCACAAGAGGCTTCTAAAGTTCATGCCGACGATAAGACCTATAATATGATGGCGAAACCTGTAAAATTAGATACGGAAAGTGTAAATCATGTTCCTAACTATGGAACTGGATTTGCTCCATACTTCCTATCATTAGGTTTATTTGTAGGAGCATTACTTATTTCAATCGTTTTCCCACTTAGGGATACAGCGATTGCTCCAACAAGTGGATTTAACTGGTTTGCCGGCAAGTTTGCCATTATGGCTGGTGTCGGAGTGATTCAGGCATTATTAGCAGATGTGATCCTGTTGCTTGGATTAGGCCTTGACGTACAAAGTGTACCGAAGTTTGTCTTATTCTCTATTATTACAAGTTTAACTTTTATTGCATTAATTCAACTGCTTGTCTCAGTATTTGCAGATGCAGGGCGTTTTCTTGCGATTATTATTCTCATTTTCCAATTAACGACAAGTGCTGGAACTTTCCCACTTGAGTTAATTCCTAACTTCCTACAGCATTTTAACGCCTTCCTGCCAATGACTTATTCCGTTTCTGGCTTTAAGGCAGTCATTTCTAGTGGTGATTTTAGTTACATGTGGGAGAATACCATGATCCTATTAAGTTTCTTACTTGTTTTCGCTTTAGGAACCATTGCATATTTTACATTGAGAGTAAGACATCACTACAGACATGCAATAAATGAATAA
- a CDS encoding lipoate--protein ligase, with product MLFIDNKGITDPRINLAIEEYALKNLDIDETYLLFYINEPSIIIGKNQNTIEEINTEYVESNGIHVVRRLSGGGAVYHDLGNLNFSFITKDDGESFHNFRKFTEPVVAALKSLGVNAELSGRNDLLAEGRKVSGNAQFSTRGRMFSHGTLLFNSEMDHVVSALKVKKDKIESKGIKSIRSRVANISEFLPEEMDIQEFRSIILKHIFEGKEEIPEYVLTEADWEKIDQLSKERYQNWEWNYGKSPKFNLQHSHRFPVGSIDVRLEVNKGVVENCKIYGDFFGVGDVSDIENKLTGIRYEKGEIDKALADLEMSRYFGNISKEEFVNLIY from the coding sequence ATGTTATTTATCGATAATAAAGGCATCACGGATCCTCGTATTAATCTAGCTATAGAAGAATATGCACTGAAAAATTTAGATATTGATGAAACCTATTTATTATTTTACATAAATGAGCCATCCATCATTATTGGGAAGAATCAAAATACAATTGAAGAAATTAATACAGAGTACGTTGAGAGTAATGGCATCCATGTTGTTCGGCGATTATCTGGTGGAGGAGCCGTCTACCACGACCTAGGTAATCTAAATTTTAGTTTTATTACAAAGGACGACGGAGAGAGCTTTCATAACTTCCGGAAATTTACTGAACCAGTGGTAGCAGCTTTAAAAAGCTTAGGGGTAAATGCGGAGCTAAGTGGCAGGAATGATCTACTAGCAGAAGGACGAAAGGTTTCTGGAAATGCACAATTTTCAACTAGAGGCAGAATGTTCAGTCATGGTACATTGTTGTTCAATTCAGAAATGGATCATGTTGTTTCAGCTTTAAAGGTGAAAAAAGATAAGATTGAATCAAAGGGAATTAAATCTATTCGCAGCCGTGTGGCTAATATTTCTGAATTTCTTCCTGAAGAAATGGATATCCAAGAATTTCGTTCAATCATCCTTAAACATATTTTTGAAGGAAAAGAAGAAATTCCTGAATATGTACTGACGGAAGCGGATTGGGAAAAAATTGATCAACTTTCGAAAGAACGCTATCAAAATTGGGAATGGAACTATGGGAAGTCCCCAAAATTCAACCTACAGCACTCCCATCGGTTTCCGGTTGGGTCCATTGATGTGCGCTTAGAAGTGAATAAAGGGGTAGTAGAGAATTGCAAAATATATGGTGACTTCTTTGGTGTAGGAGATGTAAGTGACATTGAAAACAAACTAACAGGCATCCGCTATGAAAAAGGAGAAATAGATAAGGCACTTGCAGACTTGGAGATGTCCCGCTACTTTGGAAACATCTCTAAGGAGGAATTCGTTAATTTAATCTATTAA
- a CDS encoding enoyl-CoA hydratase-related protein, with the protein MEQIVLEISNHIATVTINRAESLNAFNYETLLELQGKVEAIRIHPEVRAVIFTGAGEKSFSVGADLKERKTLTDEQVKRNLFKINEVFNAIDQLPQPTIAAINGFAFGGGMELALACDFRVAAKDALMGLTETGLAIIPGAGGTQRLPRLIGQARALELILTAKRMTADEAMNVGLLTRVVERNDLLDECFSFSSLLLANGPVALQQAKYAIKNGMNTDLHTGLQIERKAYEVTLPTEDRVEALQAFAEKRKPVFKGK; encoded by the coding sequence ATGGAACAAATAGTACTAGAAATATCTAATCATATCGCTACGGTTACCATTAACCGTGCCGAGTCATTAAATGCATTTAATTATGAGACACTATTGGAATTACAGGGAAAAGTGGAAGCAATTCGTATTCACCCGGAAGTTCGTGCTGTCATCTTTACAGGTGCAGGTGAAAAGTCTTTTAGCGTTGGGGCAGATTTAAAAGAAAGAAAAACCTTAACAGATGAACAAGTAAAACGAAACTTATTTAAAATCAATGAAGTGTTTAATGCAATCGACCAACTTCCGCAGCCTACCATTGCCGCGATTAATGGTTTTGCCTTTGGCGGGGGGATGGAGCTCGCACTGGCTTGTGATTTCCGTGTAGCTGCAAAAGATGCCTTAATGGGCCTAACTGAAACTGGCTTAGCAATCATACCTGGCGCAGGTGGGACACAGAGGCTCCCTCGTTTAATCGGGCAGGCAAGAGCGTTAGAGCTCATCTTAACGGCGAAAAGAATGACCGCTGATGAGGCGATGAATGTTGGTTTGTTAACACGGGTTGTTGAACGGAATGACCTATTGGATGAGTGCTTTTCTTTTAGTTCACTATTGCTTGCAAACGGTCCTGTTGCTTTACAGCAGGCGAAGTACGCAATCAAAAATGGCATGAATACGGATTTACATACTGGTCTTCAAATAGAAAGAAAGGCATACGAAGTAACACTCCCGACAGAGGACCGGGTGGAAGCATTACAGGCTTTTGCAGAGAAAAGAAAACCAGTTTTTAAAGGAAAATAG
- a CDS encoding AzlC family ABC transporter permease produces the protein MAIGREASELKKGLQAGISIGIGYFPIALTFGLLAKTSGLSIYETVLMSLIVFAGASQYISLSLIAVGTGIFEIILTTFIVNIRHFLMSTSLTEKCEEDHLLNKLLYSFGITDETFSVVATKEGTASTGFMFGVISISYSSWVVFSGVGHLIGASLPQTLQDSMSVALYAMFIGLLVPSMKKSVKVVFLAVLGAIFNSIFTLNHLMAQGWAIVTATLLSAVIIELAEGLKNKHRGVQHEK, from the coding sequence ATGGCAATAGGGAGAGAAGCTTCTGAGTTAAAAAAGGGACTCCAAGCAGGCATAAGCATCGGGATTGGTTATTTTCCCATTGCATTAACTTTTGGACTCCTAGCGAAAACCTCAGGGCTTTCCATTTATGAAACGGTTTTAATGAGTCTCATAGTGTTTGCAGGTGCATCCCAATACATCTCATTAAGTTTAATAGCTGTCGGGACGGGAATCTTTGAAATCATATTAACTACATTCATTGTTAATATCCGTCATTTTTTAATGAGCACCTCCTTAACTGAAAAATGTGAGGAAGACCATTTACTAAATAAACTTTTATATTCTTTTGGTATTACGGATGAAACGTTTTCTGTGGTTGCCACGAAGGAAGGCACCGCTTCAACCGGCTTTATGTTTGGCGTTATATCTATATCCTATTCAAGCTGGGTTGTCTTTTCCGGAGTAGGCCATCTCATAGGTGCAAGCCTGCCTCAAACCCTACAGGATAGCATGAGTGTTGCACTCTATGCTATGTTTATAGGTTTACTCGTCCCATCGATGAAAAAAAGTGTAAAAGTGGTTTTCCTCGCAGTGCTTGGTGCGATTTTTAATTCCATTTTTACACTCAATCACTTAATGGCCCAAGGGTGGGCTATAGTTACGGCAACTCTTTTATCTGCAGTTATCATCGAATTGGCTGAAGGATTGAAAAACAAGCATCGGGGTGTACAACATGAAAAGTGA
- a CDS encoding MBL fold metallo-hydrolase codes for MKLTIIGFWGGYPKQNGASAGYLLEHEGFRLLIDCGSGVLSKMQNEIQPEELDAVIISHYHPDHIADIGVLQHARLILGFLGKACPTLPVYGHHYNEHEFTKLTYKEITKGIAYDPAATMEIGPFTVSFLKTDHPVPCYAMKFEVEGKSLVYTADTSYKEQLIEFSKNADVLLCECNFYGNQNGKPAGHMNSFDAGRLAQQASVKQLILTHLPQYGTLSDLIEEASTQFTGIIKLAEEFQSISIEGEV; via the coding sequence ATGAAGTTAACAATAATCGGTTTTTGGGGCGGGTATCCTAAACAGAATGGAGCGAGTGCAGGCTACCTACTTGAACATGAAGGCTTTCGACTATTAATAGATTGTGGAAGCGGCGTGCTTTCTAAAATGCAGAATGAAATTCAACCAGAAGAATTGGATGCTGTGATCATCTCACACTACCATCCAGACCACATTGCAGATATCGGTGTCCTGCAGCATGCAAGATTGATTTTAGGATTCTTAGGGAAGGCATGCCCAACTCTCCCTGTGTATGGCCATCACTATAATGAACATGAATTTACGAAATTAACTTACAAAGAGATTACAAAAGGAATTGCCTACGATCCTGCAGCCACGATGGAAATTGGCCCATTCACTGTATCTTTTTTAAAGACAGACCATCCGGTCCCATGCTATGCGATGAAATTTGAAGTGGAAGGAAAGTCATTGGTATACACGGCAGATACTTCATATAAAGAACAATTGATTGAGTTTAGTAAAAATGCAGATGTCTTGTTATGTGAATGTAATTTTTACGGAAATCAAAACGGTAAGCCGGCTGGTCATATGAATAGTTTTGATGCAGGTAGATTAGCGCAACAAGCATCAGTTAAGCAATTGATTCTTACTCATTTGCCTCAATACGGTACATTATCTGATTTAATTGAGGAGGCATCTACTCAATTTACTGGTATAATTAAGCTTGCAGAAGAATTCCAATCTATATCAATAGAAGGAGAAGTATAG
- a CDS encoding fatty acid--CoA ligase family protein, with translation MNLSTRLHETARAYADKPAYYFMGQSSTYAELDVAITRFASGLRKLGIKQGDHIALLLGNSPHFVISLYGALRLGVTVIPINPIYTADEIGYILNNGDVKAVVALDLAIPLADQLHTFLPKIEHYVFCETKPNSWNTSELEKLSVYPKMKSFTEIVGVGDTSFQGPELNDEDVAIILYTSGTTGKPKGAMLTHKNLYSNASDVGDYLKMNQDDRVVTVLPMFHVFCLTVALNAPLLHGATLLIAPKFSPKETFSLIKDYGATVFAGVPTMYNFLYQYPEGNPIDLHSLRLCISGGASLPVALLKNFEQKFNVVISEGYGLSEASPVTCFNPLDRPRKPGSIGRSILHVENKVVNELGEDVPVGEAGELIVRGPNVMKGYYKMPEESAAAIRDGWLYTGDIAKMDEDGYFYIVDRKKDLIIVGGYNVYPREVEEVIYSHPDVVEVAVLGVPDPNQGEAVSAYVVSKNPELTVDQVLTYCKEHLAKYKVPSFIEFLEELPKNTTGKILRRALRKQITESVAK, from the coding sequence ATGAATTTATCAACCAGGCTTCATGAGACTGCAAGGGCCTATGCTGATAAACCAGCGTATTATTTTATGGGCCAATCAAGTACCTATGCAGAATTAGATGTTGCGATTACAAGATTTGCTTCAGGTCTTAGAAAATTAGGGATCAAACAAGGGGACCATATTGCATTATTATTAGGAAACTCACCGCATTTTGTCATCAGCTTATATGGCGCCTTACGCTTAGGAGTAACCGTCATTCCAATCAATCCGATTTATACCGCAGATGAAATTGGATATATTTTAAATAATGGTGATGTAAAAGCGGTCGTTGCCCTTGACCTAGCAATTCCCTTAGCAGATCAATTGCACACATTCTTACCTAAAATTGAGCATTATGTATTTTGCGAAACTAAACCAAATAGTTGGAATACATCTGAGCTCGAAAAACTTTCTGTCTATCCAAAAATGAAATCGTTTACAGAGATAGTTGGTGTGGGCGATACTTCCTTTCAAGGTCCTGAGTTGAATGATGAGGATGTGGCTATTATTCTTTACACCTCAGGAACAACCGGCAAGCCTAAAGGAGCCATGTTGACACACAAGAATCTCTATAGCAATGCTAGTGATGTAGGGGATTATTTAAAGATGAATCAGGACGACAGAGTTGTAACTGTTCTTCCTATGTTTCATGTATTCTGCTTAACTGTTGCCTTAAATGCTCCGTTATTACATGGAGCTACATTGTTAATTGCACCGAAATTTAGTCCGAAAGAAACATTCTCGTTGATAAAAGACTATGGGGCTACTGTTTTTGCTGGTGTACCGACCATGTATAATTTCCTTTATCAATATCCAGAGGGAAATCCAATTGATTTACATTCCTTGCGCTTATGTATTTCTGGAGGAGCATCTCTTCCAGTTGCCTTGTTAAAGAATTTTGAACAAAAATTTAATGTGGTTATTTCCGAAGGGTATGGTTTATCAGAGGCTTCTCCTGTAACATGCTTTAACCCTCTTGACCGCCCACGTAAGCCTGGTTCAATTGGCCGCTCCATCCTTCATGTGGAAAACAAAGTGGTGAATGAACTCGGAGAGGATGTCCCTGTTGGGGAAGCTGGTGAATTAATCGTTCGAGGTCCAAATGTGATGAAGGGATATTATAAAATGCCAGAGGAATCTGCAGCAGCTATCCGGGATGGATGGCTTTATACTGGTGATATCGCAAAAATGGATGAAGATGGTTATTTCTATATTGTTGATAGGAAGAAGGATTTAATTATTGTTGGCGGCTATAACGTCTATCCACGTGAAGTAGAGGAGGTCATCTATAGTCATCCAGATGTTGTAGAAGTGGCTGTCCTTGGTGTTCCTGATCCGAACCAAGGAGAAGCTGTGAGTGCTTATGTGGTAAGTAAAAATCCCGAATTGACCGTTGATCAGGTACTTACGTATTGCAAAGAACATCTTGCAAAATATAAGGTTCCATCATTCATAGAATTTTTAGAAGAACTCCCTAAAAATACAACTGGGAAAATATTAAGACGAGCTCTAAGAAAACAGATAACCGAATCCGTTGCAAAATAA